Proteins encoded within one genomic window of Carassius gibelio isolate Cgi1373 ecotype wild population from Czech Republic chromosome A4, carGib1.2-hapl.c, whole genome shotgun sequence:
- the LOC127969489 gene encoding C-type lectin domain family 4 member F-like isoform X2, with translation MHGIVNDSMDKGSIMDSEDRIERIVDIYVSAEAVRDMKHKKETEDFNTEEPRTPRHTEDFNTEEPRTPRHTEDFNTEEPRTPRHTGSDGVTISRAAGVCLGLMCVLLMTAVIVLCVTFIQERQQLLTNNMSLTEERQQLQTKITNLTEEREQLQTNNMNLTKERQQLQTKITNLTEERDQLLTNNMNLTKERQQLKTKITNLTEERDQLKSERNDLQKFVDGLKCHQSSLYFFSSEKKNWNESRRYCRERGADLIIINNREEQDFVKNICGSDHFWIGLTDVEVEGRWKWVDGSTLTSE, from the exons ATGCATGGAATTGTGAATGATAGCATGGATAAAGGTTCAATAATGGACTCAGAAGACCGAATAGAAAGGATCGTTGATATCTACGTCAGTGCAGAGGCTGTAAGAGACATGAAACATAAGAAAgagacagaagacttcaacacagaagaaccccgaacacctcgacacacagaagacttcaacacagaagaaccccgaacacctcgacacacagaagacttcaacacagaagaaccccgaacacctcgacacacag GAAGTGATGGTGTGACGATCTCCAGAGCAGCTGGTGTGTGTTTGGGACTGATGTGTGTTCTTCTGATGACTGCAGTCATAGTGCTGTGTGTCACCTTCATTCAAGAGAGACAACAGCTGTTAACCAACAATATGAGCCTCACAGAAGAGAGACAACAGCTGCAGACTAAGATCACCAAcctcacagaagagagagaacaGCTACAAACCAACAATATGAACCTCACAAAAGAGAGACAACAGCTGCAGACTAAGATCACCAAcctcacagaagagagagaccAGCTACTAACCAACAATATGAACCTCACAAAAGAGAGACAACAGTTGAAGACTAAGATCACCAACCTCACCGAAGAGAGAGACCAGTTAAAATCAGAAAGAAATGATCTTCAGAAGTTTGTGG ATGGATTGAAGTGCCATCAATCCAGTCTTTACTTCTTTTCCtctgagaagaagaactggaatgagagcagaagatactgtagagagagaggagcagatctgatcatcatcaacaacagagaggaacaa GATTTTGTGAAGAATATTTGTGGTTCTGATCATTTCTGGATTGGTTTGACTGATGTTGAAGTGGAGGGCAGatggaaatgggttgatggcagcACACTGACCTCTGAGTGA